In the Dioscorea cayenensis subsp. rotundata cultivar TDr96_F1 chromosome 12, TDr96_F1_v2_PseudoChromosome.rev07_lg8_w22 25.fasta, whole genome shotgun sequence genome, one interval contains:
- the LOC120273795 gene encoding aldehyde dehydrogenase family 7 member A1-like isoform X3, with translation MTEIIAGVLEKNNLHGAIFTSFCGGAEMGQAIACDRWIPLVSFTGSSKVGQMVQQIGNEQFGKCLVELSGNNAIIVMDDANIQLSLLHESIYQTVFDQLIGVYKQVKIGDHLEKKILIGGSVIEGESNFVQSTIVEISSDAPVVMEELFAPVLYVMKFKAMNPAYHLEVIAPL, from the exons ATGACTGAGATTATTGCTGGTGTTCTGGAGAAGAACAATTTACATGGTGCAATTTTCACTTCTTTCTGTGGAGGGGCTGAAATGGGTCAAGCAATAGCTTGTGACAGATGGATACCTCTGGTTTCATTTACTGGAAGTTCCAAG GTTGGGCAGATGGTTCAACAGATAGGCAATGAGCAGTTTGGAAAATGCTTAGTTGAACTTAGTGGAAATAATGCTATAATTGTCATGGATGATGCTAACATTCAACTTTCT CTTCTTCATGAGAGCATCTATCAAACTGTATTTGATCAACTGATTGGTGTTTATAAGCAAGTGAAGATTGGTGATCATTTAGAAAAAAAG ATCCTGATTGGAGGATCCGTTATAGAGGGAGAGAGTAACTTTGTTCAATCCACAATTGTGGAGATTTCTTCAGATGCACCTGTTGTTATGGAGGAATTATTTGCTCCGGTCCTCTATGTCATGAAATTTAAGGCAATGAACCCAGCTT ACCACTTGGAAGTGATTGCACCATTGTGA
- the LOC120273795 gene encoding aldehyde dehydrogenase family 7 member A1-like isoform X1 has protein sequence MTEIIAGVLEKNNLHGAIFTSFCGGAEMGQAIACDRWIPLVSFTGSSKVGQMVQQIGNEQFGKCLVELSGNNAIIVMDDANIQLSLLHESIYQTVFDQLIGVYKQVKIGDHLEKKTLKESIEINNSVPQGLSCSIFTRKPEIIFKWIGPLGSDCTIVNVNIPTNGAKIGGAFGGEKATGSGREAESDSWK, from the exons ATGACTGAGATTATTGCTGGTGTTCTGGAGAAGAACAATTTACATGGTGCAATTTTCACTTCTTTCTGTGGAGGGGCTGAAATGGGTCAAGCAATAGCTTGTGACAGATGGATACCTCTGGTTTCATTTACTGGAAGTTCCAAG GTTGGGCAGATGGTTCAACAGATAGGCAATGAGCAGTTTGGAAAATGCTTAGTTGAACTTAGTGGAAATAATGCTATAATTGTCATGGATGATGCTAACATTCAACTTTCT CTTCTTCATGAGAGCATCTATCAAACTGTATTTGATCAACTGATTGGTGTTTATAAGCAAGTGAAGATTGGTGATCATTTAGAAAAAAAG ACTTTAAAAGAATCAATTGAGATAAACAACTCAGTACCACAAGGGTTAAGCTGCTCCATATTTACACGCAAACCAGAAATAATATTCAAGTGGATTGG ACCACTTGGAAGTGATTGCACCATTGTGAATGTAAATATTCCTACAAATGGTGCTAAAATTGGTGGTGCTTTTGGTGGTGAAAAGGCCACTGGCAGTGGCCGAGAAGCAGAAAGTGACTCATGGAAATAG
- the LOC120273795 gene encoding aldehyde dehydrogenase family 7 member A1-like isoform X4, which produces MTEIIAGVLEKNNLHGAIFTSFCGGAEMGQAIACDRWIPLVSFTGSSKVGQMVQQIGNEQFGKCLVELSGNNAIIVMDDANIQLSLLHESIYQTVFDQLIGVYKQVKIGDHLEKKILIGGSVIEGESNFVQSTIVEISSDAPVVMEELFAPVLYVMKFKAMNPAYFKRIN; this is translated from the exons ATGACTGAGATTATTGCTGGTGTTCTGGAGAAGAACAATTTACATGGTGCAATTTTCACTTCTTTCTGTGGAGGGGCTGAAATGGGTCAAGCAATAGCTTGTGACAGATGGATACCTCTGGTTTCATTTACTGGAAGTTCCAAG GTTGGGCAGATGGTTCAACAGATAGGCAATGAGCAGTTTGGAAAATGCTTAGTTGAACTTAGTGGAAATAATGCTATAATTGTCATGGATGATGCTAACATTCAACTTTCT CTTCTTCATGAGAGCATCTATCAAACTGTATTTGATCAACTGATTGGTGTTTATAAGCAAGTGAAGATTGGTGATCATTTAGAAAAAAAG ATCCTGATTGGAGGATCCGTTATAGAGGGAGAGAGTAACTTTGTTCAATCCACAATTGTGGAGATTTCTTCAGATGCACCTGTTGTTATGGAGGAATTATTTGCTCCGGTCCTCTATGTCATGAAATTTAAGGCAATGAACCCAGCTT ACTTTAAAAGAATCAATTGA
- the LOC120273795 gene encoding aldehyde dehydrogenase family 7 member A1-like isoform X2, producing MTEIIAGVLEKNNLHGAIFTSFCGGAEMGQAIACDRWIPLVSFTGSSKVGQMVQQIGNEQFGKCLVELSGNNAIIVMDDANIQLSLLHESIYQTVFDQLIGVYKQVKIGDHLEKKILIGGSVIEGESNFVQSTIVEISSDAPVVMEELFAPVLYVMKFKAMNPACGCSSFSIIIIHICPPFICLS from the exons ATGACTGAGATTATTGCTGGTGTTCTGGAGAAGAACAATTTACATGGTGCAATTTTCACTTCTTTCTGTGGAGGGGCTGAAATGGGTCAAGCAATAGCTTGTGACAGATGGATACCTCTGGTTTCATTTACTGGAAGTTCCAAG GTTGGGCAGATGGTTCAACAGATAGGCAATGAGCAGTTTGGAAAATGCTTAGTTGAACTTAGTGGAAATAATGCTATAATTGTCATGGATGATGCTAACATTCAACTTTCT CTTCTTCATGAGAGCATCTATCAAACTGTATTTGATCAACTGATTGGTGTTTATAAGCAAGTGAAGATTGGTGATCATTTAGAAAAAAAG ATCCTGATTGGAGGATCCGTTATAGAGGGAGAGAGTAACTTTGTTCAATCCACAATTGTGGAGATTTCTTCAGATGCACCTGTTGTTATGGAGGAATTATTTGCTCCGGTCCTCTATGTCATGAAATTTAAGGCAATGAACCCAGCTTGTGGGTgctcttctttttctattattattattcatatttgtcCTCCTTTTATTTGTCTATCATAA